A stretch of Leptospira andrefontaineae DNA encodes these proteins:
- a CDS encoding DUF1304 domain-containing protein, translating to MILAARILAAIVGLLHVWIFIMESVLWMRPRIHRRFGVTDTKLAEAMKGVFLNQGFYNLFLAIGALYGAIFFEMHTCFAPSILVFSCLSVFGAGLVLLVSKPAMARAAIIQGLPPLIAVILYFISING from the coding sequence ATGATATTAGCAGCAAGGATTTTAGCGGCTATCGTCGGCTTATTGCATGTTTGGATTTTCATTATGGAAAGTGTGTTATGGATGCGTCCTCGTATTCACAGAAGATTCGGAGTAACCGATACAAAATTGGCGGAAGCGATGAAGGGCGTTTTTTTAAATCAAGGATTTTATAATTTATTTCTTGCGATCGGTGCGTTGTATGGAGCGATCTTTTTCGAGATGCACACATGTTTTGCCCCATCAATCCTTGTATTCTCTTGTCTTTCTGTCTTTGGTGCGGGACTTGTATTATTAGTTTCTAAACCTGCGATGGCAAGAGCTGCGATCATCCAAGGACTTCCTCCTTTGATTGCAGTTATACTGTATTTTATTTCTATCAACGGATAA
- a CDS encoding HEAT repeat domain-containing protein produces the protein MKLLVYSIFMIFRRAIISIICGVTVFSLMLGCFGPPRPDLLPEAEEEESPSLEQVVSDLKSQNPRMRSQAILELASLNERKYIPIAREWMRSSEKITKGPAILALGIWKDKSSLPEILNFLDPKSEIDIATVLESIARMEDPGAGNRVSSLLNQEDGSIRLLAVDTLVRINARQSGKIILASAKSNKDPDKAKTFAMALGKLNIIEAEDYLIDLASNSEPGPSLAASYLALGKIRSKKSIPLLVKAIQSNFDKGRENSSIALVDIKDPKILPLVLPILENQDREIRYRAADVLIGIPDPGFSTRILEVLIKGKAAAKAPASHVLGRIKFSKAREEIEKTLLDPNIPDREIIAQSLGYLGDKKSIPVLVKILKEDQTEAKYGAVWALGAIGSEEGLPYVEEACKSKDQKLAKIASESLGMIASPKSLSLLDKKTEDFPDLAPITLAAITSIPSEESRKILEKYAESENINLHQVAVSQLGAKKDPASVPVLIRLLQEDSRSRNRKLLISALKSVTGLKFASKNEWINWYILNFSNKHP, from the coding sequence ATGAAATTACTAGTATATTCTATTTTTATGATATTTAGACGCGCTATAATAAGTATAATATGCGGCGTTACGGTTTTTAGCTTGATGTTGGGATGTTTCGGTCCTCCTCGCCCAGACCTTTTACCTGAAGCCGAGGAAGAAGAAAGCCCAAGCTTAGAGCAAGTAGTTTCCGATCTAAAAAGCCAAAATCCAAGAATGAGATCCCAAGCAATTTTAGAATTAGCTTCCTTAAACGAAAGGAAGTATATTCCAATCGCTCGAGAATGGATGAGATCATCCGAAAAGATTACGAAAGGTCCCGCTATTTTAGCATTAGGAATTTGGAAGGATAAGTCCTCTCTTCCTGAAATCTTAAATTTTTTAGATCCTAAATCAGAGATTGATATAGCAACGGTTCTGGAATCCATCGCAAGAATGGAAGATCCTGGGGCAGGCAATCGGGTTTCTTCTCTTTTAAACCAAGAAGATGGAAGTATCCGATTATTGGCAGTAGACACCTTAGTCCGGATCAATGCAAGGCAATCCGGAAAGATCATCTTAGCTTCCGCCAAATCGAATAAAGATCCGGATAAGGCCAAAACGTTTGCAATGGCATTAGGGAAATTGAATATTATTGAAGCAGAAGATTATCTAATTGATCTTGCTTCCAATTCTGAGCCTGGTCCTAGTTTAGCCGCATCCTATCTTGCTCTAGGAAAGATCAGAAGCAAAAAATCCATTCCACTTTTAGTAAAAGCAATTCAGTCTAATTTCGACAAGGGAAGGGAAAATTCTTCCATCGCTCTTGTAGATATTAAAGACCCTAAAATTTTACCTTTGGTCCTTCCTATTTTAGAGAACCAAGATAGAGAGATCCGATATAGAGCGGCTGATGTTTTGATCGGAATCCCGGATCCTGGATTTTCAACTCGCATTTTAGAAGTTCTAATTAAAGGGAAAGCAGCAGCAAAAGCTCCGGCTTCTCATGTTTTGGGTCGTATCAAATTCTCAAAAGCAAGGGAAGAAATAGAAAAAACATTATTAGATCCTAATATTCCAGATAGAGAGATTATTGCTCAATCATTAGGATATTTAGGTGATAAAAAGAGTATTCCAGTACTTGTTAAAATATTAAAAGAAGATCAGACCGAAGCAAAATACGGAGCTGTTTGGGCGCTTGGAGCAATCGGCTCGGAAGAAGGCCTCCCTTATGTAGAAGAAGCTTGTAAATCTAAAGATCAAAAATTGGCGAAGATCGCTTCCGAAAGTTTAGGGATGATCGCTTCTCCTAAATCTTTGTCTCTATTAGATAAAAAAACAGAAGATTTTCCGGATTTAGCTCCCATCACTCTTGCTGCAATCACCTCTATCCCAAGCGAAGAATCTCGTAAAATTTTGGAAAAATATGCGGAAAGCGAAAACATCAATCTTCACCAGGTAGCTGTTTCCCAATTAGGAGCTAAAAAAGATCCGGCGAGCGTGCCTGTTTTAATTCGATTGCTTCAAGAAGATTCAAGATCTCGAAACAGAAAGTTGCTTATTTCTGCATTAAAATCGGTGACCGGATTGAAGTTTGCCTCTAAGAATGAATGGATCAATTGGTACATTCTAAATTTTTCTAATAAACATCCGTAA